The following proteins come from a genomic window of Gordonia westfalica:
- a CDS encoding DUF2631 domain-containing protein, with protein MASTDVEHTGGHAEVIDTGWRREPADAPSARFGWHGVATKTFYGAAVFFAAFLLLMMIGNHTGHVEDIWLVAFAVGVLVIAARGWWMSRGKWS; from the coding sequence GTGGCAAGCACCGATGTGGAGCACACTGGCGGACACGCCGAGGTCATCGACACCGGCTGGCGCCGTGAGCCCGCCGATGCACCGTCGGCCCGTTTCGGCTGGCACGGGGTGGCGACGAAGACGTTCTACGGCGCCGCTGTGTTCTTCGCCGCTTTCCTGCTGCTCATGATGATCGGTAACCACACCGGCCACGTCGAGGACATCTGGCTCGTCGCCTTCGCCGTCGGCGTGTTGGTCATCGCCGCGCGCGGCTGGTGGATGAGCCGCGGCAAGTGGTCCTGA